The Oscillospiraceae bacterium genome has a segment encoding these proteins:
- a CDS encoding serine/threonine protein kinase yields MYYEILKEMNPRMKLAIADGSLYVLKEIGLEDTEMYQKLIRLDCKNIVRFYDTVAQDGRFYAVEEFINGGSTLRAYMERRGPLSDLETKNIALQICNGLKQVHKLGIVHRDINPNNIMLAADGTVKIIDFGISRTVKRNQSCDTEILGTQGFTAPEQFGFHQTGPKADIYSMGVLINVMATGCLPGVQLVNGWLSEIVLKCTQIDETNRYRNMDDLILDLERRSKLQRLLRTVPGFRKGIWWHQLIAVLYDIALLFFLIVAMSTAHSLLDALCTFGFFFFGYAVPVPILTNYLDWTHRIARLQNKTKSQRIWIQIILSALAQVLSVLCIIASPAA; encoded by the coding sequence ATGTATTATGAAATTTTAAAAGAAATGAACCCGCGCATGAAGCTGGCCATAGCCGACGGCAGCTTGTATGTGCTGAAGGAAATCGGGCTGGAAGATACAGAAATGTATCAAAAGCTGATCCGCCTGGACTGCAAGAACATTGTGCGCTTTTACGATACAGTGGCACAGGACGGACGCTTTTATGCAGTAGAGGAATTCATCAACGGCGGCAGTACACTGCGGGCGTATATGGAGCGCCGGGGTCCGCTAAGTGATTTGGAAACCAAGAATATAGCGCTCCAGATCTGTAATGGGCTGAAGCAGGTGCATAAGCTGGGTATTGTTCACCGGGATATTAACCCAAACAATATTATGCTGGCGGCGGATGGCACGGTGAAGATTATCGACTTTGGCATCAGCCGGACTGTCAAGCGCAATCAAAGCTGCGATACGGAGATCCTGGGCACCCAGGGCTTTACCGCACCGGAGCAATTCGGCTTTCACCAAACCGGACCAAAAGCGGATATTTACTCCATGGGCGTGCTGATCAATGTGATGGCTACCGGCTGCCTGCCGGGTGTGCAGTTGGTGAACGGCTGGCTGTCTGAGATCGTTTTGAAATGCACCCAGATTGATGAAACCAATCGGTACAGAAATATGGACGATCTGATCCTGGACTTGGAGCGGCGCAGCAAGCTTCAGCGGCTTTTGCGCACCGTTCCCGGCTTTCGCAAGGGGATCTGGTGGCACCAGTTGATTGCCGTCTTGTACGATATCGCCCTGCTGTTTTTCCTGATTGTTGCGATGTCGACTGCGCATTCTCTGTTGGACGCCCTGTGCACCTTTGGCTTTTTCTTCTTCGGTTATGCCGTGCCGGTGCCGATCCTGACCAACTACCTGGACTGGACCCATCGGATCGCCCGGTTGCAAAATAAGACCAAATCTCAACGCATTTGGATCCAAATCATCCTGTCTGCCCTGGCCCAAGTGCTGTCTGTGCTTTGTATTATAGCATCGCCGGCTGCCTGA
- a CDS encoding OB-fold putative lipoprotein, translating into MANDAEVQLAVDQAMKDQKKQKRKKKLIIFGVILAVIVVIVVVANRPKDYNFDQPAARVTVDTVMTDFKNDAANASEKYSDKVIAVTGQVGTIQDEYVTLRAYDDDLWLYNVNVYMGNNQDLKKFKVGDTVTIEGVCDDTDLFGDVDVKKSVIADQFATVPDYDGAQKVKINDFVKRYKENQVKADEKYKGKTVQFTAKVTHVADEYAVVEPFNADVWDWDCDVQICFEDMDDLKKVTEGKMVTIVGECYGQADMYTAKICRAIVKK; encoded by the coding sequence ATGGCAAACGACGCAGAGGTGCAACTGGCTGTTGACCAGGCAATGAAAGATCAAAAGAAACAGAAACGAAAGAAGAAGCTGATTATCTTTGGGGTGATCCTGGCGGTGATCGTGGTGATCGTCGTGGTCGCCAATCGGCCAAAGGACTACAACTTTGACCAACCGGCAGCACGAGTAACGGTGGATACGGTAATGACGGACTTCAAAAACGACGCCGCCAACGCCAGCGAAAAATACTCGGACAAGGTGATCGCCGTTACCGGTCAGGTGGGCACCATTCAGGACGAATATGTGACCCTGCGGGCTTATGATGACGACCTGTGGCTGTATAATGTGAATGTCTACATGGGAAACAACCAGGATCTGAAGAAGTTTAAGGTAGGCGACACGGTGACCATTGAGGGCGTGTGCGACGATACGGACCTGTTTGGCGATGTGGATGTGAAAAAGAGCGTGATCGCCGACCAGTTTGCCACCGTGCCGGACTATGACGGCGCCCAAAAGGTGAAAATCAACGATTTTGTAAAGCGCTACAAGGAAAACCAGGTGAAAGCCGACGAAAAGTACAAGGGCAAGACCGTGCAGTTCACCGCCAAGGTGACCCATGTGGCAGATGAGTACGCCGTGGTGGAGCCGTTCAATGCGGATGTGTGGGACTGGGATTGCGATGTGCAGATCTGCTTTGAGGATATGGACGACCTGAAGAAAGTGACCGAGGGCAAGATGGTCACTATCGTTGGTGAGTGCTACGGCCAGGCGGATATGTA